A genome region from Triticum aestivum cultivar Chinese Spring chromosome 2B, IWGSC CS RefSeq v2.1, whole genome shotgun sequence includes the following:
- the LOC123043972 gene encoding uncharacterized protein, whose protein sequence is MQMITAPDTIDEAVQTITPYLDGTRNAAHKPIYFDGWRGLAASAVLRAIAKDPPPSLLNKFNKIIHVDCSRWKSRRVLQRTIAQELKLPQRVMDIFDRQDEEDDFMGVDESSRAEIQDAALEIYHTIQGHRCLVVFHNGSHNTVDLNDFGIPLFSWSGNLVLWTFRGRLRLNSEISEKVDNSHLFIYNDYDYRYGKYNYWLEEEAREIDGDNLGKPIQECCMYLLSLNYQGGNIMDYNWGTHASSYWVCDGIIQGGEGDKAWEVAAALRQHINIEDYSSNTLPSFGHKLQTPLKRWILSKDISVVHPESTSFFLASESDPLLRPLPNDMFHQSDKLRVLKLCHCTFSFSSPPFRCCHKLRFLGLDSCQDLRPEEDEKQDMDFLKSLWVIDIHNTDWNLPSSPEIIKQMAANIREVHIKNGRFWHIIFALGQPENLHKLRVIDPTCCSLETGLPSLSSSTSLKTLVLDGCVGLEHVEGLPPSLESFSLDARPRKDDFKEAKISRISLAGCARLSEFTLRGSLPNLEELDLSGTRVKTLDLTTQVVQVPCLYQIILLGCMQLHAILWPEEGLPTLRVLHIVASVCPAQAKLHEVYVTILDIRFFRSLVLQSNVQFCWKNNRFHLNLCVPCTTNVKRQSYMKEKMGPGASGKIMGPPQPKSLNPNTCSTYIDVSVGNIIIDHDYNDGMQFQPSGCHVEIGTGVSNASVESVQAIKAIMFAMNESESLHVHDNFFIATVIPEHMISGFGTNLDWKHLKHCHVVRCSKVHTVFMTNYDGWPFTEIETFWAADLPMSHCIWSKGRTYGGSATRCFAKLWSIRLYSCPRLEFVLPLLWGIQGSYLHNLESLHIVNCGDLKTVFPVHPGLKKHVLEFPRLKHIHLYELYKLQHICEVKMHAPKLERVWLRGCWGLRRLPAVNQGSRRPVVDCEQDWWEKLEWDGLEAGHDPCLFEPCHSSHYKKPLPRVSVLR, encoded by the coding sequence ATGCAGATGATTACTGCCCCGGACACCATTGATGAAGCGGTGCAAACTATAACCCCTTATCTGGACGGCACAAGAAATGCTGCACACAAGCCCATCTATTTTGATGGATGGCGAGGGTTGGCTGCTTCAGCGGTGCTTAGAGCTATAGCTAAAGACCCTCCACCGTCTCTACTGAATAAATTCAACAAGATCATCCACGTTGATTGCTCGAGGTGGAAAAGCCGAAGAGTGCTCCAGAGGACAATCGCACAAGAACTAAAGCTTCCTCAGCGGGTAATGGATATTTTTGAtagacaagatgaagaagatgatttCATGGGGGTAGATGAAAGCTCAAGAGCTGAGATACAAGATGCTGCATTAGAGATCTATCACACAATACAAGGCCACAGATGTTTAGTGGTCTTCCATAATGGGAGCCACAACACAGTTGACTTGAATGATTTTGGCATTCCTCTATTTTCATGGTCTGGTAATCTAGTATTGTGGACCTTCAGGGGGAGGCTTCGACTCAACTCGGAAATTAGTGAGAAGGTGGATAATTCACATCTTTTCATTTATAATGATTATGATTATAGATATGGAAAGTATAATTATTGGTTGGAGGAAGAGGCAAGAGAAATAGATGGGGATAATCTTGGTAAACCAATTCAAGAATGTTGCATGTATCTGCTGTCATTAAATTATCAGGGAGGCAACATCATGGACTACAACTGGGGCACCCATGCTTCGAGCTATTGGGTCTGTGATGGGATTATACAAGGAGGTGAGGGTGACAAAGCATGGGAGGTTGCAGCTGCACTGCGTCAACACATAAATATCGAGGATTATTCATCTAATACCTTGCCCTCTTTTGGTCATAAACTTCAGACTCCTCTGAAACGGTGGATATTGTCCAAGGACATCTCTGTTGTGCATCCAGAATCAACATCATTTTTCCTTGCAAGCGAGTCTGATCCATTGTTAAGACCCTTACCTAATGACATGTTTCATCAATCGGACAAACTTCGTGTGCTCAAGTTATGCCACTGCACCTTCAGTTTTTCCTCTCCTCCTTTTCGTTGTTGCCACAAGTTGAGATTCCTTGGATTAGATAGCTGCCAGGATCTACGACCAGAAGAAGATGAGAAGCAAGATATGGATTTTTTGAAGAGCCTATGGGTGATAGACATACACAATACAGACTGGAATCTGCCTTCATCACCAGAGATAATAAAGCAGATGGCTGCAAACATTAGGGAAGTACATATAAAGAATGGAAGGTTTTGGCACATCATTTTTGCATTGGGACAACCAGAAAATCTTCACAAGCTTCGAGTTATTGACCCTACATGCTGCTCTTTGGAGACAGGCTTGCCCAGCTTGTCAAGTTCAACTAGCCTCAAGACTCTGGTTCTAGATGGTTGTGTTGGTTTGGAGCATGTGGAAGGACTCCCTCCATCACTTGAATCATTCAGCTTAGATGCAAGACCAAGAAAAGATGATTTCAAGGAAGCCAAAATAAGCCGCATCTCCTTGGCCGGTTGTGCAAGATTGTCTGAATTCACACTGAGGGGATCACTTCCAAACCTTGAGGAGCTGGACCTCTCAGGCACAAGAGTCAAGACACTTGATCTCACAACTCAGGTGGTGCAGGTCCCATGTCTCTATCAAATTATTCTATTGGGATGTATGCAGCTCCATGCCATTTTATGGCCAGAAGAAGGCCTGCCAACACTGAGAGTGCTGCATATTGTTGCCTCGGTTTGTCCTGCTCAAGCTAAATTGCATGAAGTGTATGTTACTATATTGGACATAAGGTTTTTTCGGTCCTTGGTATTACAAAGCAATGTTCAATTCTGTTGGAAGAACAATAGGTTCCATCTAAATCTTTGTGTCCCTTGTACCACCAATGTTAAGCGACAAAGCTATATGAAGGAGAAGATGGGCCCTGGTGCTAGTGGGAAAATAATGGGTCCTCCTCAACCAAAGTCATTAAACCCCAATACTTGCAGCACCTACATTGATGTCTCTGTTGGCAACATAATTATTGATCACGACTACAACGATGGAATGCAGTTTCAGCCATCGGGCTGCCATGTGGAGATTGGTACGGGAGTTAGCAACGCTAGCGTGGAGAGTGTACAAGCAATCAAGGCTATCATGTTTGCAATGAATGAATCCGAGTCGCTGCATGTTCATGACAATTTTTTCATCGCCACTGTCATCCCTGAACACATGATCTCTGGATTTGGGACAAATCTTGATTGGAAACATCTAAAACATTGTCATGTGGTGAGGTGCTCCAAGGTGCACACAGTCTTCATGACTAACTATGATGGCTGGCCCTTCACAGAAATAGAGACCTTTTGGGCGGCTGATCTACCAATGTCACACTGCATTTGGAGCAAAGGAAGGACCTACGGTGGCAGCGCAACTAGGTGCTTTGCCAAACTGTGGAGCATACGCCTATACTCTTGCCCAAGGCTCGAATTTGTGCTTCCGTTATTGTGGGGTATTCAAGGATCATACTTGCACAATTTAGAAAGTCTCCACATTGTCAACTGTGGTGATCTAAAGACGGTGTTCCCTGTTCATCCTGGCCTCAAAAAACATGTACTCGAGTTCCCAAGGCTGAAGCACATCCATCTGTATGAGCTCTATAAGCTGCAGCATATATGTGAGGTGAAGATGCATGCGCCCAAGCTTGAGAGGGTATGGCTGAGGGGCTGCTGGGGCCTCAGGCGCCTCCCCGCCGTCAACCAAGGTAGCCGTCGCCCCGTCGTGGACTGCGAGCAGGACTGGTGGGAGAAGCTGGAGTGGGACGGGCTGGAGGCTGGGCACGACCCTTGCCTCTTCGAGCCATGCCACTCGTCGCATTACAAGAAGCCCTTGCCCAGAGTTTCAGTGCTTCGGTGA